Proteins encoded together in one Methanobrevibacter ruminantium window:
- a CDS encoding zinc metalloprotease HtpX: MKGTWKLKLRLWLSMVLMFGIVYILIMLAGNFLGYGGFYGFYAIAGIGVIFLQYLFGPKIVESSMGVHQLSEAEAPQLHQMVSELAAAANIPKPKVGISNTMVPNAFAYGRSKRSGHICVTRGILGLLDEEELRAVLGHEMSHIKHNDMAITTVVSAIPLICYYLSFSLMFSGGGDNDNRGTLLGILALIAYFLGQLIVLFISRIREYYADAGSVELGCKPEKLASALYKLVNGAAKVPQSEIRDIEGTKAFFLTDISNARNEFNNLAQLDLDMDGAISAEELNVLRDSKVNVGTSNKIMELLSTHPDMLKRIKRLADNS; this comes from the coding sequence ATGAAAGGAACTTGGAAACTCAAATTAAGATTATGGCTTTCTATGGTTTTAATGTTCGGTATAGTGTATATTCTAATTATGCTTGCCGGTAACTTCTTAGGATATGGAGGCTTTTATGGATTCTATGCAATTGCAGGTATAGGTGTTATATTCTTGCAATACCTATTTGGCCCAAAGATTGTTGAAAGCTCAATGGGAGTTCACCAATTAAGTGAAGCTGAAGCTCCTCAACTCCATCAAATGGTGTCAGAATTAGCGGCTGCAGCTAATATCCCTAAGCCTAAAGTGGGTATATCCAATACTATGGTGCCTAATGCATTTGCTTACGGCAGATCCAAACGCAGTGGACATATATGTGTTACAAGAGGTATCCTTGGTCTTCTTGATGAGGAAGAGCTTAGAGCAGTTTTAGGCCATGAAATGTCTCATATTAAACATAATGATATGGCTATTACAACTGTTGTCAGTGCTATTCCACTCATTTGCTACTATCTATCATTTTCACTTATGTTTTCAGGGGGTGGAGACAACGACAACCGAGGAACTCTTTTAGGTATTTTAGCATTGATCGCTTACTTCTTAGGTCAATTAATTGTTCTATTCATTTCCAGAATAAGAGAATACTATGCTGATGCAGGAAGTGTAGAATTAGGTTGCAAACCTGAAAAATTAGCTTCTGCATTATATAAATTGGTTAATGGTGCAGCAAAAGTTCCACAATCTGAAATAAGGGATATTGAAGGAACTAAAGCATTCTTCTTAACTGACATCTCCAATGCAAGAAATGAATTCAATAATTTAGCTCAATTGGACTTGGATATGGATGGTGCAATCAGTGCTGAAGAACTAAATGTTTTAAGAGATTCTAAAGTAAATGTAGGCACTTCCAATAAGATCATGGAATTATTGTCCACTCACCCAGACATGCTTAAAAGAATAAAAAGATTAGCGGATAATAGCTAA